The region CTGGTACGCTTGGGCATATTTCTCAGGTATGCCCACGTACCCTGGGGGGGGTAGAGTAAAGAGGCACGACatcatctgtgcctatttggttGGCCGACTGAGACAGAGGTTATGAAGTGCGTTGCGAGCCTCGCATCCCTATTGCACGATCCTTTAGGAAGCTGGACATCGTGGCTTTCAAAGGGACAGAGGCGTGCGGGTTAGGGCTTTCCTACGGGCACCTTGAGGTGTGCTCcgtaaaagccctaacctggacccactcccttcacaggatgtggtccaggaACACAGGATAATAGTCGGTCTTGCTCGATCTGGAGTGATTCACACAACGATCTTGCTCGACCTGGGGTGATTCACTATCCTCCCACTCGCTCCCCGCGTCTTGTTTTGACTTGATTCAATAAGTTACAGCGATGGCGGCTTCTGCAGCACCTCCTGCAGGGAAGGTTACCACACAAGGACAGCCACACCCGCCACCTGATGCCTGGAGGGCCAGAGTGCCTGGCGACGGAGCTCTTGGTTTTCCTGACTGAACCGGTCAGTCACTGGTGTTGGAGACGTGGTCATAGTGATGGTGCCTCGGGCAGAAATAACTTACAGAAATAACATGATCAGAACTCTGCATAACGCAGAGGAGTTAGTTACGTTACACCATATCTTGTCTCCACGTTGATATGCAACCTTGAAATAACATTGCTTTATCCTGTTTGAGCTTTGCGATACGTTTCAAAATCTCTACTGCACATAGAATACATTATATTTACTATTGTTAACCTTCTTTCTTAAGTCCTCTAATATTCTCAGAATTATTCTACCTTTAGGCGGGTGATCAAACACCATGCGTCCGAAGTTCTTCATACATTCATTCatgctttcgccttcacagaggcatcattagGAATCCACAGAAAGAGAAAAACCGAGCCACAGAActtggaaaagataagaaaaacgcaaacaaaacacaaaaacacttggaaaaaacacagcacataacGCACAAAAGTACAGGAAAACACCAAACTAACCAACAATCTTATGTAGGACAGCACAATACAGACGCAACACATGGAAACAGAAAATCAATTTTATGTGAATCAGAGTAAACCTGCTCCCAGTTTACACTGGGTTACGACTACACGACCGAGCAATACATCACCGTCAGTTTACTCATGACTTCCAGAGGAAGTTGATCGAGGAACAAATCCGTTTGAAAGAAAGACAGTTGGTAAGATTgcgagaagaactggaggaaactACTGCAAAATATAATGACGTTGAAATCGACCATGATTTAAGACTACGTACAGTGGAGGACCTTCACGATACGGCGACGCATGCCAGGACCACTGAACCTGGCTGGCATCACGAAGAACCTACCGAGGATATATGATGGCTCACTGGCCACTCCTCAACCTACAGACAGTGTGACTAATCTCTGACGGGAACTGTTGTCTGAGAACCAGATACAATTCCTTAATCTTGGAATCATTTGTCACCAGGCCCAGAATATGAACAGGCTAACAAGAAGGCGGAATTTTCTATCCTCTCTGATGACTTGTGTAAATTACATAAAGCCGGGAAGATCATAGTGAACCCCGACTTGCAGGAGCAGTTACGAGCCGAGAGGACCCAAAAGCAGGCATCGCGCTTTGAGAGGACTGCTCCCCACACCAAGTGTGAGGGTCGTTGTCAGATGTGCAGACAAGGAAAACACTTACGTCATCCTTGACCGAAAGGATTATCTTGAGAAATGTGAGACCACACTGCAAGGTCCTACAAAATTGCGATGGATCGCAAGaaaccccgtcacacacacacacacacacatatatatatatatatatatatatatgtgtgtgtgtgtgtgtgtgtgtgtgtgtgtgtgtgtgtgtgtgttatttgtcaTCTTTCATCTTGTCTGGGAAGAGAAGTTGTCATATCCATTAAACTTCCTCAGGATTTCATCAAGTTAAGCTTAATCTTCAGGAACTTCAGATATTTCAAGGCCACAAACGCCTTATCATTCCTCGTAACATATTCGCCTGAGATACGCCTTGTGGTTGTGTACCTGAGACATCATTTCCAGACTGATATATTTGTTAATAATCATTTACCGTGGACGGTCAGGCGCCATTATGGTTACGTAACACAATCCGAGaatcctttcctttcttttcgTCACTCGGTATCTGAAGAATCCTGTAGACTTCCGTTATCTGTTTTATATTCGTCTGGACTGACTTCGACCCCCCTTGATGAGTGTATATCGTGAGAGAACCGTACGCTAACAGACGCGGACCTGAGCCAGGCTGATATTTGGAAGACTTAGCAACAATGTACACCAATTTATTTTGCCTCACTGAATCTCTCTGATTTATCTCGTCACTCAGTTTACCAGGACTCTCATGTGACCTGTCTTCCTCTCTAGCAACATCATCGTTTTTAAGAGAATGTTTTGTCTTGACTCACTATTGTTCCAAGTGGACTTAACATCTAAGATTTTCATCTAATTACATTTCGTCTACTCCAACACATCACGTCAATCCTTGTCAGCCTAGAATTTGACGTCATCGTCGTTTTCTTCGAACTCAAAAACGATACATAATTAAAAGGATTTTATTGCCTTAAATCAGTTAATGTTTGTCTGGTGGTCATCTCTGAAGCTGACCTTAATTAACGCTTTGGTTGTTCCAATCTTCCAGTATCACTGCTGCTTTGTTGTTCACTCGAGACTTCATTCCTCTGTAGAAATGTTATCATCTTTTTCATATTGTTTTGGGGCTGTTCAGTCCAAACAGTCATCATTTTGGACGTTTTATCTATTAGTTCTGTATACAACGAGATGTATGCGTCTGGCTGCTTTTGGACTCTCGCTGCTCCGCAGCATAATTGCCTGAGGTAAAATTGTTTCTTTCTACACACTGTATATCTTGGTTGCAGTAAATCTGTTTACATCTGCAGTATTGATCTAGGACTCTGTCACCACCATGACTTCTGGCAATCCTAACAGTTATGAGCTCGTCCATCAACGTCTAGCCTTCGTATGTTGCCCTCCAAATGAAAAGGACCAAGAGATACAGTGATCTAGAGGGAGCGAGGggcaggagtaggaagagagggagagccaGGGAAGTGGACAggcaggtgggtggagggagtgagaggcagaGGAGTGGACAggcaggtgggtggagggagtgagaggcagaGGAGTGGACAGGTAGGTGGGcggagggagtgagaggcaggAGAAAGCATTGCTGTACGAGCGTCCGTTGTCAAGGGTTAGGGCTAAGGGTAGGAACGCTGGCCGGAAAGGACGAAGGAACACATTATGAGTCTCCCTCCGGCGGTCCTGGGCAGGTACCACCGACCGGTCaggctagccaaccagccagaggTTAAAGGGAAGGCGCTCGCCCTGCAACCTCTCAGTTTACCCTGGGACACCGTGtgcctcctgcctgcctccctacTAAAGGTCTCCCTCGCATGACTGAAGATGATGTGAGTCTTGATTAAGTGGCGGTGGCGCCCTGGCAGCCAAGGCTGGAGAGAGATCTGTCGCTGGAACATAAACCTTTTCGTAATTTTCTAAATCACAAAATACTGTTAGCTTAAACCTGACGTTAGAAACTGTGGTCAACGTTGAGGTTTCCGGAAGACGTGTGGTTTGAGTGCTCGAATTATCTGCCAAAGCGCAGACGACTCGCGGCTTTCATCATAGATTTCTGCCGCTGGACGACCTTCACATAACATCATCACAAAATATTTTGCGTCATCCAGGAAATGTGATCATGTCTAAAGCAGTTGCTTACTGGATATGAAACCAAGATATTTGATGATGTGTTCTGCCTAGAGGAGCGTGCCCAAGAGGCACGTCTTGCGAACATAATGTTCCAAGAAAGATAGACAAACACTGGTGActggagtcatacagtggtggctggagtcatacagtggtggctggagtcatacagtggtgactggagtcatacagtggtggctggagtcatacagtggtggctggagtcatGCAGTGATGgctggagtcatacagtggtggctggagtcatacagtggtggctggagtcatatagtggtggctggagtcagacagtggtggctggagtcatacagtggtggctggagtcatacagtggtggctggagtcgtacagtggtggctggagccatacagtggtggctggagtcatacagtggtgactggagtcatacagtggtggctggagtcatacagtggtggctggagtcatacagtggtgACTGGAGTCATACACTGGTGGCTGAAGTCatacagtggtggctggagtcatacagtggtggctggagtcatacagttgtggctggagtcatacagtggtgactggagtcatacagtggtagctggagtcatacagtggtggctggagtcatacagtggtggctggagtcatacagtggtggctggagtcatACAGTGTTGGCTGGAGTTatacagtggtggctggagtcatacagtggtgactggagtcatacagtggtggttggagtcatacagtggtggctggagtcacatagtggtggctggagtcatacagtggtggctggagtcatacagtagtggctggagtcatacagtggtgGCTGAAGTCACATAGTGGTGgctggagtcatacagtggtggctggagttattcagtggtggctggagtcatacagtggtggctggagtcatacagtggtggctgcagtcatacagtggtggctggagtcatacagtggtggctgcagtcatacagtggtggctggagtcatacagtggtggctggagtcatacagtggtggctggagtcatacaatggtggctggagtcatacagtggtggctggagttAAACGGTGGTGGCTGAGATCAACACGCTTCCAGAGTGGGCAAGTCAGTTTCGTCACTGAGCTCTTCACGCACTGAACATCAAGATATTTTCTTCCTCACTAAACCCTACCATTACCATCACATCATTctactcttccacacaacccgTTACATAATCACATACCTCACCAGGAGCGCCctgcccttgagcacagtgggTGGGGCGGGCACACAGAGTGCTCACTGAGTGACTGGTTTCCCTTCATCAAACTTTCCTCTGCTCGTATATGTCTACTCTTGCTAAGGCCTGGGTCCCGAGGTGAACATGATACCATAAGAATCAGTCAGGATTCTCTTTGCCTTTTTATGTtgctggtccgtgtgtgtgtgtgtgtgtgtgtgtttgtgtctcccAGGCAGACACCTCCGTGAATCACTAGTCTTTGTTTCATTACATCAATACGTTGCGCTTCTTGTATATACTGATGCCCCGTACAACATTAACTGATGCCTCGTACAGCATTAACTGATGCCTCGTACAGTATTTACTGATGCCTCGTACAGTATTTGCTGATGCCTCATACAGTATTCCCTACTAGAATCACTTGACAACCAAGTGTTACAATTTCATTATTGACAGACCTTATCCCACACGACAGTAGAAGTGGTGGACAGACTCTGTACATgccctgccttcatccatgtcaGTCTCTGTCTTAACCTCACACCGACGTAAAGTCTCTGGACGAGCGTACATATGAGAGCATTTAAAGGAAACTGGTCACAGACGCCACAGAATCAGTCATGTCTCTCCGGCCACAGTCAAGTGTCATGTCTGAGAATCAGTCACAAGAGACGTGGAAAGTTCATGTGTGTATATCGGTCAATGATCATGACCCAGGTTGTGCTCTGTCCAAACCATGGACACAGATTTTCTGTTCCCACCCCTGCAGAAAACTGGATTTTATTATACCTAACTTACGGGCCTCCGTGGCGTAATGGTTGGCCATCCCTTGCCATGAATCGCGAGCGGTTCCGACTTGGTTCGAATTCTTGCAATGGGCAATTGGCCCACACtcttcccaggtgttcatcttcaaGGTTAGCCGACAAACggatacttgatatatatatatagcgaggtcgccttcttcgacacgcagggaatacatggaaagcattctttctcctctatccccagggagatatctatctttgtatctatccatgtatcaagtgtgtgtgtgtgtgtgtgtgtgtgtgtgtgtgtgtgtgtgtgtgtgtgtatttagcgtATATGAGATGACCttgtttagattaggttaggttacattaagtcaagttaggttatggttaggtcaggtcaggttaggttaggttaggttaggtcaggtcaagttaggtgaggtcaggtcaggttaggtcaggtcaggtcaggtcaggtcaggtcaggttaggtcagtcgTCGTCTCACCAGTTATGATAACGCTGACGCACGttttcctgcctctcctcccgccAGGGTCATTGTGCTGGCGCTGGTGGCGCTGCTGTGGACCGGACCAGCGGGCCTCAGGGCAGAGAAGCTCTCGGTCCTCCTTCCGGGCCAGAACGCAGAGTTCGAACTGGAGCACACCGTCCCTGAGGTCGACATCAGGTCCAGTGGTGGCAGACCGAGGCTGTCGCCCCCCCAGAACCTGCCGACCCCCACTACCAACCCATCACTGGTCCTGGACGCACCTCCAGCTAtcgtccccaccttccctcctgcctcagtCAGGGGGTCCAACTTACCCGACCCCGGACCGGACACCAACATTCAAGTTCCTGTGCCTCCAATCAACGGTAGGTGCCCAgcctagcgagagagagagagagagagagagagagagagagagagagagagagagagagagagagagagagagagagagagagagagattctttttgTTCTATATCTCTGAGACTTGTTGGTTGATGGGGTGTTCGGATGGTAGTATGACAAAGATTAGATAAACTTTTCACAGCCGATGATTGTCTGCTTTCCCACAGTCCTGTACGACGTGCCTGACGCCGAGACCAGACCACAGACCACGCAGGGAGTATGTCAGGCCCAGACCGTCGTGGTCACCTCCAGAGACGTCGTCGTCTCCACCAGCGTGTCCGTGTCGCAGGTCAGTGTCCGTAATATAAGCAAGTACCCCTTTCAGGTGTCTGTGTCACGGGTCAGTGTCTGTGTCATAGGTCAGTGTCTGTGTCACAGATCACCGTCCGTGTCACAGGTCACTGTCCGTGTCAAAGGTTAGTCACTGTCCGTGTTATAGGTCATTTccaggagggatgagggagagagtttcgagtgagtgaggagggagaggaatgttcAGGTGAAGGAGTTGGGGAGACGGAGGgacttgaggagggagaggactgcTCACCCACCACAAGAGGTCAACACGAACCTGTTGACACAACTTGACATACAAACGCAGTCCAGGTGTGGCATGTGCCCCTCCTCCGCCTAGTGCTGAGTGGGGAGGTGTTGGCCAACCCGGGGATATCCCGTCCCAGCGAGCCAGACTGAGGCAAGTTCCTCCTCTTCAGGTTGTGGTGCCGACGACCGTGGTGCAGAGCCTGACCTCCACCAAGCTCCAACTCCAGACCTCCTATGTGACCGTCCAGGGCCCCGTCCAGGTGAGTCACAGTCCATGACCAGGTGAGTCACATTCCCTGGGGTCAGCTCCTCCTAGTGAGTCGACCCTCCCAAGGTGCAGTACCCTCCCCAGGTGAGGTGGCCCCCTGTGTAAGTCGGCTCACATCTAAACCAAATATTCGTCCTGTCCTCGGAGCAGGTCGGTAAAGggttcctggcttaggctggtgtgtgtgtgtgtgtgtgtgtgtgtgtgtgtgtgtgagtgtgtgtgtgtgtgtgtgtccatagttACAAGACATGATACAAGACATttcctcttgactcagtgaacatacttggtatttctGTAACATTCACCCTGTCTTGCAATCCCCACATCACGGCAATacctaagtctacctctaagaaattgGACGTCCTGTTCAGATGTGGAGATTTCTTTACTCCCAAACAGTTGTTCCATTTGTACAATGCACTGGGGTGGTTCTTGCTccgcatccttacttaacagagttgagcTGAGAGCAGTTCGACTTATCAACCCTCCACGGCCAACCTTACAGcttgaccctcttgccccacACCACAATGCTAATTCACTTTCCAactcttctatgggtattaccTTTTCCTCCCGAGAGTTGACTGTTTGTGCACCCCCACATTTAGCTACaccacgcaatgctcggcaagcagttgcgtcacatgatgactgtgtggccgttggcaactcgctggtgggccattttgataactatatCTTTCcccacacgtcgaagctttggaactctttaccctctctttctttccctataactatgacttggtacatTTTCaaggacaagtttttcacttctaaaATTCGTACCTTCTTTTCcatatctcttctttctccctttcattaaccttaacTCTGTATTTCATTAAGAGCCcaactttgatgtggacttttgtccgtgactcaagtatagaatatatatatatatatatataatatatatatatatatatatatatatatatatatatatatatatatatatatatatatatatatatatatatatcatccctggggataagggagaaagaatacttcccacgtattccctgcatgtcgtagaaggcgactaaaaggggagggagctgggggctggaaatcctcccctctcttttttttttaattttccaaaagaaggaacggagaagggggccaagtgaggatatcccctcaaaggcccagtcctctgttcttaacgctacctcgctaacgcgggaaatggctaatagtttgaaagaaatatatatatacatatatatatatatatatatatatatatatatatatatatatatatatatatatatatatatatatatatatatatatattttcatactactcgccatttcccgcgttagcaaggtagcgttaagaacagaggactggacctttgagggaacatcctcacctggcccccttctctgtttcttcctttggaaaattaaaaaaaaaaatgagaggggaagatttccagccccccgctcccttcccttttagtctccttctacgacacgcagggaatacgtgggcagtattctttctcccctatccccagggataaatatatatatatatatatatatatatatatatatatatatatatatatatatatatatatatattttttttttttttttggctttgtcgctgtctcccgcgtttgcgaggtagcgcaaggaaacagacgaaagaaatggcccaacccacccccatacacatgtatatacatacacgtccacacacacaaatatacatacctacacagctttccatggtttaccccagacacttcacatgccctggttcagtccattgacagcacgtcggccccagtataccgcatcgttccaattcactctattccttgcacgtctttcaccctcctgtaagttcaggacccgatcgctcaaaatctttttcactccatccttccacctccaatttggtttcccacttctcgttccctccacctctgacacttatatcttcattgtcaatctttcatcactcattctctccatatgaccaaaccatttcaaaaactacctcatctgctctctcaaccacactcttttcattaccacatctcgctcttaccctttcattacttactcgatcaaaccacctcacaccacatattgtcctcaaaaatctcatatccagcacatccaccctcctccgcacaactctatctatagcccacgcctcgcaaccatataacattgttggagccactatcccttcaaacatacccatcattgctttctgagataatgttctcgccatccacacatttttcaacgctcccagaactgtcgccccctcccccaccctgtgacccacatcctcttccatggttccatccgctgccaaatccactcccatatatctataacacttcacttcctccagtttttctccattcaaacttacctcccaattcacttgtctctcaacccttctgtacctaataaccttgctcttattcacatttactcttaactttcttgtttcacacactttacctaactgagtcactagcttctgcagtttctcacatgaatcagccaccagcgctgtatcatcagcgaacaacaactgactcatttcccaagctctctcatccacaacagactgcatagttgcccctctctccaaacctcttgcattcacctccctaacaaccccatccatacaaaatcaaacaaccatggagacatcaagcacccctgcagcaaaccggcattcactgagaaccagtcactttcctctcttcctactcgtacacatgccttacacccgcgataaaaacttttcactgcttctaacaacttgcctcccacaccatatattcttaataccttccacagagtatctctatcaactctatcatatgccttctccagatccataaatgctacatacaaatccatcttatatatatacttatatgtatgtgtgtatatatatatatatatatatatatatatatatatatatatatatatatatatatatatatatatatatatatatatgtatatatatacatatatatatatatatatatatatccctggggataggggggaaagaatacttcccacgtattccctgcgtgtcgtagaaggcgactaaaaggggagggagcgggtggctggaaatcctcccctctcgttttttttttcaattttccaaaagaaggaacagagaaggggggccaggtgaggatattccctcaaaggcccagtcctctgttcttaacgctacctcgctaatgcgggaaatgacgaatagtatgaaagaaagaaagaaaagatatatatatatatatatatatatatatatatatatatatatatatatatatatatatatatatatatatatatatatatatatatatatatatatatatatatatacttactgccttcatccattctcgtcgctaccctgccacacaggaaatagcatcctccccccaccctcccccacccccatcagcgaagtagcgccaagaaaagacaacaaaggccacattcgttcacactcagtctctagccgtaatgtgtaatgcaccgaaaccacagctccctatccacatccaggccccacagcaagAGGAAGAATTACATGTTTTGAAATCATTTCTGTTCGTGACCAGACGCAGACCAAGACGGTGACGACGAAGTCTGTGAAGCCAGCAGAGACCGTGTACGTCACCTCCACCATGGTCCAGCAGCAGGTCGTCACCTCCACACGGCTTCAGGTCCAGACTCAGGTAGgtacctgctcctccaccaggtCCAGACTCAGGTAGTTACCAGCTCCTCCACCAGATCCACACTCAGGTAGATACCTGCTCTTCCACCAGGTCCAGACTCAGGTCGgtgctcctcctccatcaggtcCAAACTCAGGTcggtgctcctcctccaccaggtcCAGACTCTGGTCGGCCTGTAGTAATCATAAGGACCTCCCTGGTGAAGCATTCACGGGGTCGAACTCATAGGCTTCAATCGattgcggcagtcgatccacagtcaacccatctgttcatcatcCTCTAAGAGTTGGTCGACAAATTGTGTACGTGGCACATGACCGCGTTAATAAGTTGACCTTGAGGAGGTCATGCAGTTACCCTTACCTTCAGGTAACAAACAAAATCATGCATCCCTGTTGCAGGGTTAGACTATAGAGGTATAGTCATTATATCTGATGCAGAACTGAGTTTGAAAAATGTCTCTAAACTCAGATTTACATCCAGGTTCAGAGGGCAGAGGACCAGATCCATGTGAAAAGATTCTCCCAGTGTAGGTCAGACCCACGTACAGAATGCCTCTAGTTCAAGTGTTGAGCAAAGTAAACAGAGGTTCCCACGGTGGTTCAAGAACCAGGCTAG is a window of Panulirus ornatus isolate Po-2019 chromosome 22, ASM3632096v1, whole genome shotgun sequence DNA encoding:
- the LOC139756503 gene encoding uncharacterized protein, coding for MMVIVLALVALLWTGPAGLRAEKLSVLLPGQNAEFELEHTVPEVDIRSSGGRPRLSPPQNLPTPTTNPSLVLDAPPAIVPTFPPASVRGSNLPDPGPDTNIQVPVPPINVLYDVPDAETRPQTTQGVCQAQTVVVTSRDVVVSTSVSVSQVVVPTTVVQSLTSTKLQLQTSYVTVQGPVQTQTKTVTTKSVKPAETVYVTSTMVQQQVVTSTRLQVQTQVVTSRVVESQLVTVTQTVSTSVVETVLSTQYQRQYVTTTQTQYVTTTAACATTPSKGYSYPAPGGGGAFQGGSSRPSYGGYYVSGYQGPFYGPYYARPASYFQQSRKKGLFGKWGL